One window of the Populus trichocarpa isolate Nisqually-1 chromosome 9, P.trichocarpa_v4.1, whole genome shotgun sequence genome contains the following:
- the LOC7475025 gene encoding hydroxyproline O-arabinosyltransferase NOD3, whose product MIGRKNMGRASPLLLVLLALGFFFATYNLLTLIIQYKDSSTGLGSGISDPVTGMPANSWKLGKSNLKFHVALTATDAPYSQWQCRVMYYWYKKMKSMPGSDMGKFTRVLHSGKGDHLMDEIPTFIVDPLPDGLDRGYIVLNRPWAFVQWLEKATIEEDYILMAEPDHIFANPLPNLAHGDNPAGFPFFYIKPTEHEKIVRKFYPEEKGPVTDVDPIGNSPVIIKKSLLEEISPTWVNVSLRMKDDPETDKAFGWVLEMYAYAVASALHGVRHILRKDFMLQPPWDLEVGKRFIIHYTYGCDYNMKGELTYGKIGEWRFDKRSYLSGPPPKNLTLPPPGVPESVVRLVKMVNEATANIPGWDSLNSG is encoded by the exons atgattggaagaaaaaatatgGGGCGAGCGTCGCCATTGCTATTGGTGCTTTTGGCACTAGGGTTTTTCTTTGCCACGTATAACTTGTTGACTTTGATAATACAGTATAAGGATTCTAGTACAGGACTTGGATCAGGGATTTCTGATCCTGTTACAGGGATGCCAGCCAATTCTTGGAAATTAGGGAAGTCAAATTTGAAATTCCATGTTGCTCTTACGGCTACTGATGCTCCTTATAGTCAATGGCAATGCCGGGTTATGTATTATTggtataagaaaatgaaaagcatgcCAGGATCAGACATGGGAAAGTTCACTCGAGTTTTGCATTCGGGGAAAGGTGATCATTTGATGGATGAGATTCCAACTTTTATTGTTGATCCTCTTCCAGACGGCCTAGATCGG GGATATATTGTCTTGAATAGACCATGGGCTTTTGTGCAATGGCTGGAAAAGGCAACAATTGAGGAAGA CTACATTCTAATGGCAGAGCCTGACCACATATTCGCAAATCCTTTGCCTAACTTGGCACATGGAGATAATCCAGCAGGGTTTccatttttctatattaaacCAACTGAACATGAGAAAATTGTTAGAAAGTTTTATCCTGAGGAGAAGGGTCCTGTGACAGATGTTGATCCAATTGGCAATTCCcctgtaataataaaaaag TCCCTGCTGGAGGAAATTTCGCCAACATGGGTGAATGTTTCGTTAAGAATGAAAGATGACCCGGAGACTGATAAGGCATTTGGTTGGGTGCTAGAGAT GTATGCCTATGCTGTAGCATCAGCATTGCATGGTGTACGGCATATACTTCGTAAAGACTTTATGCTACAG CCTCCATGGGATTTGGAAGTTGGTAAGAGATTTATCATCCACTATACTTATGGATGCGACTATAATATGAAG gGAGAATTAACATATGGAAAGATTGGAGAATGGCGGTTTGACAAGAGATCCTATCTCAGTGGTCCTCCACCAAAGAACCTCACCCTGCCCCCACCAGGAGTTCCTGAAAGCGTG
- the LOC7454871 gene encoding ABC transporter G family member 23: MASCFQQPSVEEDSVIFFSTSNSPEEYSTSPSSSFNPSPPPQPHQHSRIYFKLSVRNLSYTICPNRPVCTSFSHLMQKPKPINILKSVSFDARGSEILAVVGPSGTGKSSLLRIISGRVKDKDFDPKSVLINGRCMASTAQLRKICGFVTQEDNLLPLLTVKETLMFSAKFRLKEKSSKEREERVESLMRELGLFHVANSFVGDEENRGISGGERKRVSIGVDMIHDPPILLLDEPTSGLDSTSALQVIELLSSMAKAKQRTVVLSIHQPSYRILQYIPNFLILSRGSVVHNGSLESLEETITKLGFQIPLQLNALEFAMEIINTLEDAKSKMYMPALENEPYSNSIWPQEEIVQIQQGSDTKYSGFCSFFNLSEIIFLCSRFWKVIYRTKQLFLARTMQAIVGGFGLASVYIKVRKDEGGVAERLGLFAFSLSFLLSSTVEALPIYLQERRVLMKESSRGAYNISSYMIANTIVFLPFLFAVAMLFSIPVYWIVGLNPSIAAFAFFVFVVWLIVLMASSLVLFLSAVSPDFISGNSLICTVLGAFFLFSGYFIPKENIPKYWLFMYYVSLYRYPLDSLLTNEYWSVRNECFSWQGQDHSTCVLTGNDVLKSRGLDKDTRWINVGIMFGFFVFYRVLCWIILARRASKTTI; this comes from the coding sequence ATGGCATCTTGTTTCCAGCAACCAAGTGTTGAGGAAGACTCGGTGATATTCTTCTCAACTTCTAATTCCCCAGAGGAATACTCCACCAGCCCCTCCTCTTCTTTCAATCCCTCACCACCGCCACAACCTCATCAACATTCAcgaatatattttaaactttctGTAAGAAATCTTTCCTATACCATCTGTCCTAACAGGCCAGTATGCACTTCATTTTCTCACTTGATGCAAAAGCCTAAGCCCATCAACATACTTAAATCAGTTTCTTTTGATGCGAGAGGCTCTGAAATTCTAGCCGTTGTTGGTCCAAGTGGCACCGGAAAATCAAGTCTTCTTCGGATCATATCAGGCAGAGTCAAAGATAAGGATTTTGATCCAAAGAGCGTGTTAATAAATGGTCGCTGCATGGCTAGTACAGCTCAGTTGAGGAAGATATGTGGATTTGTCACACAGGAGGATAATTTGCTTCCTTTACTGACCGTGAAGGAAACACTTATGTTCAGTGCCAAGTTCAGGCTCAAAGAAAAGAGttcaaaagagagagaagagagggtgGAGAGCTTGATGCGTGAGCTTGGCCTTTTCCATGTTGCAAATAGTTTTGTTGGTGATGAAGAGAATAGAGGGATATCCGGTGGAGAAAGAAAGAGGGTGTCAATTGGGGTTGACATGATTCATGATCCACCAATTCTACTCCTTGATGAACCAACTTCAGGCCTAGACAGCACTTCAGCACTTCAAGTGATCGAGCTGCTTTCATCAATGGCAAAAGCAAAGCAAAGGACAGTGGTGTTATCTATCCATCAACCAAGCTATCGAATTCTTCAGTACATTCCCAATTTCTTAATCCTGTCTCGTGGTTCGGTTGTGCATAATGGCAGCCTGGAATCACTTGAGGAAACCATAACCAAGTTGGGATTCCAAATTCCATTGCAGTTGAATGCTCTGGAGTTTGCAATGGAAATTATCAATACATTAGAAGATGCAAAATCCAAAATGTACATGCCTGCTCTAGAAAATGAACCATATTCCAACTCAATTTGGCCCCAAGAAGAAATTGTCCAAATCCAACAAGGTTCTGATACCAAATACTCAggcttttgttccttcttcaaTTTGTCTGAAATTATATTTCTCTGCTCAAGATTTTGGAAGGTCATTTATAGAACAAAGCAGCTATTCTTGGCAAGAACAATGCAAGCCATTGTTGGAGGCTTTGGGTTAGCCAGTGTATATATCAAGGTGAGGAAGGATGAAGGAGGGGTTGCTGAACGATTAGGCCTATTTGCTTTCAGTCTTAGTTTTCTCCTTTCTTCAACAGTGGAAGCTCTTCCAATATACCTTCAGGAGCGGCGTGTTCTGATGAAGGAATCTTCAAGAGGAGCCTATAATATCTCCTCCTACATGATTGCCAACACCATTGTCTTTCTGCCTTTCTTGTTTGCTGTGGCTATGCTTTTCTCCATCCCTGTGTACTGGATTGTGGGACTTAATCCTTCCATCGCTGCCTTTGCATTCTTCGTATTTGTGGTCTGGCTTATTGTCCTGATGGCTAGTTCTCTAGTGCTTTTCCTAAGTGCAGTCTCCCCTGACTTCATTTCAGGAAATTCTCTCATCTGCACAGTGCTTGGAgcattctttctcttctctggATACTTCATTCCGAAAGAGAACATCCCCAAATATTGGCTGTTCATGTACTATGTTTCCCTCTACAGGTATCCATTGGATTCGCTGCTTACAAATGAGTATTGGAGTGTGAGAAATGAGTGTTTCTCTTGGCAGGGTCAGGATCATTCCACGTGTGTGCTTACAGGAAATGATGTCTTGAAGAGTAGAGGACTTGACAAGGATACTAGGTGGATAAATGTGGGAATCATGTTtggtttctttgttttctatCGCGTGCTTTGTTGGATAATTCTTGCTAGAAGGGcttcaaaaacaacaatatgA